One Schistocerca cancellata isolate TAMUIC-IGC-003103 chromosome 1, iqSchCanc2.1, whole genome shotgun sequence genomic region harbors:
- the LOC126118350 gene encoding tigger transposable element-derived protein 6-like, protein MNLSNIKVQFFPPNATSRLQPLDQGIISLIKRAYRKRLVRAAIRAAENNSATPNWNLLDAIKAIAAAWNSVSAHHMGKCFNRGWRHSNTEDVHGLEDATSPDEWTVLQDVANPGISFEEFISVDDDVAVCASVESDVPKAVNKVQEGPSEESEEEENTDNFPPTR, encoded by the coding sequence AtgaacctatccaacataaaggttcagttttttccacccaacgccacaagccgccttcagcctttggaccaaggcataatctctctcataaagagagcttatcgtaagcgacttgtaagagctgcaattcgtgctgctgaaaacaatagtgcaaccccaaattggaatctgcttgatgCAATAAAAGCtatcgcagcagcctggaactcagtatcgGCACATCATATggggaagtgctttaacagaggttggagacatagcaacactgaagatgtccatgggttagaagatgccacttcacctgatgaatggacagttctgcaagacgttgcgaaccctgggattagtttcgaagaattcattagtgtagacgacgatgttgccgtatgtgcttctgtggaatcagatgtgccaaaagctgtgaacaaggtgcaagaagggccatcagaagaaagtgaagaggaagagaatacagataaCTTTCCACCTACCCGGtag